In the genome of Campylobacter concisus, one region contains:
- a CDS encoding TonB-dependent receptor domain-containing protein: MRKTEFIAICLSVCVANSLFGAEHKDNNETRLDGVVVSASGFSQQIKEAPASISVISGDELTKDSFTSLHSIAQKVPGVNVVGGEDGAASGISIRGMESSQTLVLIDGKRVNSSSANPKGGAGDMNSNFIPPAEAIERIEIIRGPMSSLYGSDAVGGVINIITKKDFSKFSGNVGISTMINAHKGIGDGRQGDFYLNLPLYKELFALQLWGYKKLRDEDNYKGGYQKSDKRNLSAKLWITPDEHNKFFILGSNERHDYSRTVGKSADPDPKKNVLNAYDYEKKSYGVGYLGEFDSLNADISYIYDQTQRTSLFDKFIPAKAKNHNFNSKFTTFFGAHTLTFGYDFSKQNVGTTFIISNASKNGLKDPKTYSMSEHAGFIEDEWQILDEKLFLTLGSRLTHNEFFGNHLSPRAYLVYNATDTLSLKGGVATGYKTPDVNQISPEVGTIQKAWSIVDFGNKDLKPEKSTTYEVGAYYDNQADFRGSVTLFRNEFKDKILDTDGSKRVNGIPAFGTCTNAPDVTCPGWGTYFNIEGATVWGVELSGDYDILSNLNLSSNYTYNKSKIKTGDPTINTPRGPMKFSQTGLNRLDGKSLTATPEHTLHAMLTYKPIKSVKTFFGANYESKLTSVNFGAGNSIRENAKDLLTFDTGVSWDANKHLTLSLNAYNIFDKVRYDEALADDGNYYWYPQEGRRFWFKVAAKW; the protein is encoded by the coding sequence GTGAGAAAAACAGAATTTATTGCCATCTGCCTTAGTGTTTGTGTGGCAAATTCACTCTTTGGAGCAGAGCATAAAGACAATAACGAAACAAGGCTTGATGGTGTTGTAGTAAGTGCGAGTGGCTTTTCGCAGCAGATCAAAGAGGCTCCTGCGAGCATAAGCGTGATAAGTGGCGATGAGCTTACAAAAGATAGCTTTACTTCGCTTCACTCAATCGCTCAAAAAGTGCCAGGCGTAAATGTCGTTGGCGGTGAGGACGGAGCAGCTAGCGGTATCTCGATACGCGGTATGGAAAGCTCTCAAACGCTAGTTTTAATTGATGGTAAAAGAGTAAATTCAAGCAGTGCAAATCCAAAAGGCGGAGCAGGGGATATGAACTCAAATTTCATCCCACCAGCCGAGGCGATCGAGCGCATAGAGATCATCCGCGGTCCTATGAGCTCGCTTTATGGTAGCGACGCGGTTGGAGGCGTTATAAATATCATTACCAAAAAGGACTTTTCAAAATTTAGCGGCAACGTCGGCATCTCAACGATGATAAACGCGCATAAAGGCATAGGCGATGGCAGGCAGGGCGACTTTTATCTAAATTTACCTCTTTATAAAGAGCTTTTTGCGCTTCAGCTTTGGGGATATAAAAAGCTAAGAGATGAGGATAATTACAAGGGCGGATATCAAAAGAGCGATAAGAGAAATTTAAGCGCAAAACTTTGGATCACGCCAGATGAGCACAATAAATTTTTTATCCTTGGCTCAAACGAAAGGCACGACTACTCGCGCACTGTTGGCAAGTCAGCCGATCCAGATCCAAAAAAGAACGTCTTAAATGCTTACGACTACGAGAAAAAGAGCTATGGCGTGGGTTATCTTGGAGAATTTGATAGCCTAAATGCCGATATCAGCTACATTTATGACCAGACGCAAAGAACGAGCCTTTTTGACAAATTTATACCAGCAAAAGCTAAAAATCATAACTTTAACTCAAAATTTACAACCTTTTTTGGCGCACACACTCTAACTTTTGGCTATGACTTTAGCAAGCAAAATGTCGGCACGACCTTCATCATCTCAAACGCTTCAAAAAACGGCTTAAAAGACCCAAAGACCTACTCGATGAGCGAGCATGCGGGATTTATCGAAGATGAGTGGCAAATTTTAGATGAGAAGCTCTTTTTAACGCTTGGCTCAAGGCTCACACACAACGAATTTTTTGGCAACCACCTCTCGCCAAGAGCCTACTTAGTCTATAACGCCACAGATACACTAAGCCTAAAAGGTGGCGTAGCGACTGGCTACAAAACCCCAGATGTCAATCAAATTTCTCCAGAAGTAGGCACTATTCAAAAGGCTTGGAGTATAGTTGATTTTGGCAACAAGGACCTAAAACCAGAAAAGAGCACGACTTATGAAGTTGGGGCATATTATGACAATCAGGCTGATTTTAGAGGCTCTGTGACGCTTTTTAGAAATGAGTTTAAAGATAAGATCCTAGACACTGATGGCAGTAAAAGAGTAAATGGAATTCCAGCCTTTGGCACTTGCACAAATGCACCAGACGTTACTTGCCCTGGTTGGGGAACTTACTTTAACATTGAGGGTGCGACCGTTTGGGGCGTGGAGCTAAGTGGCGACTATGACATCCTTTCAAATCTAAATTTAAGCTCAAACTACACCTATAATAAGTCAAAGATAAAAACTGGTGATCCAACTATAAACACGCCAAGAGGCCCTATGAAATTTAGCCAAACAGGGCTTAACAGACTTGATGGTAAAAGCCTAACAGCAACGCCAGAGCACACACTTCACGCCATGCTTACATATAAGCCTATAAAAAGTGTCAAGACATTTTTTGGCGCAAACTATGAGAGTAAGCTAACAAGTGTAAATTTTGGTGCTGGCAACAGCATAAGAGAGAACGCAAAGGACCTACTCACCTTCGATACAGGCGTCAGCTGGGATGCAAACAAGCACCTAACACTTAGCCTAAATGCCTACAACATCTTTGATAAAGTAAGATACGATGAGGCGCTAGCAGACGACGGCAACTACTACTGGTATCCGCAAGAGGGCAGGAGATTTTGGTTTAAGGTCGCTGCAAAATGGTAA
- a CDS encoding alpha/beta hydrolase — protein sequence MVRAFKFLLFTLGVAQTLHAGPSQTPEPLSQKAASKFEISTFKMSANDEIYKIFTAKLKGQSEFKNVLFLLDANAQFNMLLNEFDGKAAPLIIGIGYDTDKSYEVEKRTRDLTPKADGEEFSKGGGADAFYHFLTKNLVPLIDEKFNVKSSQKSLYGHSFGGLFTLYALLKNEGVFSNFFIASPSLWWGESEILKQNVSEGKFKEKLKAKFVFLSVGELEKRKGKTDKPGTLKVSDLAQILKQSGANSHFELFKNKTHGSVIPLNLKELLKYLKD from the coding sequence ATGGTAAGAGCGTTTAAATTTTTGCTTTTTACGCTTGGTGTGGCACAGACTTTGCACGCAGGGCCCAGCCAAACGCCTGAGCCACTTAGCCAAAAAGCTGCTAGTAAATTTGAAATTTCAACCTTTAAAATGAGTGCAAATGATGAAATTTATAAAATTTTCACAGCCAAGCTAAAGGGGCAAAGTGAGTTTAAAAATGTGCTTTTCTTGCTTGATGCAAATGCCCAGTTTAATATGCTCTTAAATGAATTTGATGGCAAGGCTGCACCATTAATAATAGGCATAGGATATGACACAGACAAAAGCTACGAGGTAGAAAAACGCACAAGAGATCTCACTCCAAAGGCGGATGGCGAGGAGTTTAGCAAGGGTGGTGGCGCAGATGCGTTTTACCACTTTTTAACTAAAAATTTAGTGCCGTTAATTGATGAGAAATTTAACGTGAAAAGCAGCCAAAAGAGCCTTTACGGACACTCTTTTGGCGGGCTTTTTACGCTTTATGCCTTGCTTAAAAACGAGGGCGTATTTTCGAATTTCTTTATCGCTTCGCCATCTCTTTGGTGGGGTGAGTCTGAAATTTTAAAGCAAAATGTGAGTGAGGGTAAATTTAAAGAGAAACTAAAGGCTAAATTTGTCTTTCTTAGCGTTGGCGAGCTTGAAAAGAGAAAGGGCAAGACTGACAAGCCTGGCACTTTAAAGGTGAGCGATCTAGCCCAAATTTTAAAGCAAAGTGGTGCAAATTCTCACTTTGAGCTTTTTAAAAATAAAACCCATGGCAGCGTCATACCTCTAAATTTAAAAGAGCTTTTAAAATATCTAAAGGATTAA
- a CDS encoding RNA-binding S4 domain-containing protein, translating into MRVDKFLNVVNITKRRAVSEDMCKSGVVSINGVQAKAAKDVKVGDVVSIKFLTREARYEVLAIPTTKSIPKSAQSEYVKEL; encoded by the coding sequence ATGAGAGTAGATAAATTTTTAAACGTAGTAAATATCACCAAAAGGCGTGCTGTTAGCGAAGATATGTGCAAAAGTGGCGTTGTGAGCATCAACGGCGTGCAGGCAAAAGCGGCAAAAGATGTTAAGGTTGGCGATGTGGTTAGCATCAAATTTCTAACGCGTGAGGCGAGATACGAGGTGCTAGCGATCCCAACTACAAAAAGCATACCAAAAAGCGCTCAAAGCGAATATGTAAAAGAGCTTTGA
- the tsaE gene encoding tRNA (adenosine(37)-N6)-threonylcarbamoyltransferase complex ATPase subunit type 1 TsaE: protein MVFELLENELNELVRVLPKSGVVLLSGDLASGKTTLVKAIIKAHGIDESVTSPTFSLMQIYGKDIYHYDIYQIGFDGMAKNGLFENLFEEGLHLVEWGNENLEKALKKNGESYTLVKISPSKNGRKYEVISA from the coding sequence ATGGTTTTTGAGCTTTTAGAAAATGAGCTTAACGAGCTTGTGCGGGTGCTGCCAAAAAGTGGCGTGGTGTTACTAAGTGGCGATCTAGCAAGTGGCAAAACGACGCTTGTAAAGGCGATCATCAAGGCTCATGGCATAGATGAGAGCGTGACGTCGCCTACGTTTTCTTTGATGCAAATTTATGGTAAAGACATCTACCATTACGACATTTACCAGATCGGATTTGACGGGATGGCAAAAAATGGCCTTTTTGAAAATTTATTTGAAGAGGGGCTTCATCTAGTAGAGTGGGGCAATGAAAATTTAGAAAAAGCTCTAAAGAAAAATGGCGAGAGCTATACGTTAGTAAAAATTTCTCCTAGCAAAAACGGCAGAAAATACGAGGTTATAAGTGCATAA
- the lptB gene encoding LPS export ABC transporter ATP-binding protein, giving the protein MHKLEVKDLKKTIKKTEIIKGISLEVNSGEVVGLLGPNGAGKTTTFYMICGLISPTSGDVFLNDEKITNVPLHKRAHLGIGYLPQESSIFKELSVEENLLLGAEILNQSEEEIAKRVNEMLNMLNIEPIRLRKGVSLSGGERRRCEIARSLIIKPKFLLLDEPFAGVDPIAVSDIQSIVRDLKKLGIGVLITDHNVRETLAICDRAYVIKDGSLLASGSASEVANNKLVRTHYLGEEFKLLE; this is encoded by the coding sequence GTGCATAAACTAGAAGTAAAAGATCTAAAAAAGACGATTAAGAAAACTGAGATCATAAAAGGGATATCTTTAGAGGTAAATAGCGGCGAAGTCGTGGGGCTTCTTGGGCCAAATGGTGCTGGAAAGACGACCACTTTTTATATGATCTGCGGGCTCATCTCGCCAACTAGCGGAGATGTTTTTTTAAATGACGAAAAGATCACAAATGTCCCACTTCACAAAAGGGCACACCTTGGCATCGGCTATTTGCCGCAAGAGTCAAGTATATTTAAAGAGCTAAGTGTAGAAGAAAATTTACTCCTTGGGGCTGAAATTTTAAATCAAAGCGAAGAAGAGATAGCAAAAAGAGTAAATGAGATGCTAAATATGCTAAATATCGAGCCTATCCGCCTAAGAAAGGGCGTTAGCCTAAGTGGCGGCGAGCGCAGGCGCTGTGAGATCGCAAGAAGCCTCATCATAAAGCCAAAATTTTTACTTCTTGATGAGCCATTTGCAGGCGTCGATCCTATCGCAGTTAGCGACATCCAAAGTATCGTTAGAGACCTTAAAAAGCTAGGTATCGGCGTTTTGATAACTGACCACAACGTTCGTGAGACGCTAGCTATTTGTGACAGGGCCTACGTCATCAAAGATGGCTCGCTACTAGCAAGCGGCAGTGCGAGCGAAGTGGCAAACAACAAGCTCGTTAGAACGCACTATCTTGGCGAAGAATTTAAGCTGCTTGAGTAG
- a CDS encoding RNA polymerase factor sigma-54 yields the protein MLRQKQTLAPKIKLNQTLRSWLPILQSGLDELKETLEPFIKDNPFATIEHKNLEKSEKKRNFFEQVGKYSVSESIEALSICKESLYEKLISQINPPLFPTQKSQDIAYKIIECLDDEGYFSYDDEIFVGFEEGEVERVRARFAYLEPCGVGAKDVKESFLFQLSEVEASDEIMECAKKIILNFENIEKLRKLKFYDDALKIIKKFKNPPAIEYLEDKKEAVPDIFVLSTSIGISVQINDEYYPEILVDTEGLDEKEAFVSSRIKEASELIDALEMRKATLYKIGLMIVEYQYDYFLGGDIKPMKLKDLADELGRNPSTISRAIANKYLSCSRGTVALKNFFSTGFDEETSNAAIKEFLLELIKGEDHKKPLSDLKIQELIQAKFNIQIVRRTITKYRKILNIGSSSQRKRVYQING from the coding sequence ATGCTAAGGCAAAAGCAAACTTTAGCGCCAAAGATCAAACTAAACCAAACGCTAAGAAGCTGGCTTCCTATCCTTCAAAGCGGGCTTGATGAGCTAAAAGAGACGCTTGAGCCTTTTATAAAAGACAATCCATTTGCCACGATCGAACATAAAAATTTAGAAAAAAGCGAGAAAAAGCGAAATTTTTTCGAGCAGGTTGGCAAATACTCGGTTAGCGAGAGTATCGAGGCTTTGAGCATTTGTAAAGAAAGCCTCTATGAAAAGCTCATTAGTCAGATAAATCCACCACTTTTCCCCACGCAAAAGTCCCAAGATATCGCATATAAGATCATCGAGTGCTTAGATGATGAGGGCTATTTTTCTTATGATGATGAAATTTTTGTGGGCTTTGAGGAGGGCGAAGTAGAGCGGGTTAGGGCGAGATTTGCCTACCTTGAGCCATGTGGCGTGGGGGCAAAGGATGTAAAAGAGAGCTTTTTGTTTCAGCTAAGCGAGGTAGAGGCAAGTGATGAGATCATGGAGTGCGCAAAAAAGATCATCTTAAATTTTGAAAATATAGAAAAGCTTAGAAAGCTTAAATTTTACGACGATGCGCTAAAAATCATAAAAAAATTTAAAAATCCACCGGCCATTGAGTATCTTGAAGATAAAAAAGAAGCAGTACCTGACATCTTCGTGCTAAGCACAAGTATCGGTATAAGTGTGCAGATAAATGACGAGTACTATCCAGAAATTTTGGTCGATACCGAGGGATTAGACGAGAAAGAGGCTTTTGTAAGCTCACGCATAAAAGAGGCGAGCGAGCTCATAGACGCCCTTGAGATGAGAAAAGCGACGCTTTATAAGATAGGGCTCATGATAGTTGAGTATCAGTACGACTACTTTTTGGGTGGCGATATAAAGCCTATGAAGCTAAAAGACCTAGCAGACGAGCTTGGGCGCAACCCATCAACCATATCAAGAGCGATCGCAAATAAATATCTAAGCTGCTCAAGAGGCACGGTCGCACTTAAAAATTTCTTTTCAACTGGTTTTGACGAGGAGACCTCAAACGCTGCGATAAAAGAATTTTTGCTAGAGCTTATTAAAGGTGAAGACCACAAAAAACCACTTTCTGACCTAAAAATCCAAGAGCTAATCCAAGCTAAATTTAACATCCAAATCGTTCGCCGAACCATCACAAAATACCGCAAAATTCTAAACATCGGCAGCTCAAGCCAGCGAAAAAGAGTCTATCAGATAAACGGCTAA
- a CDS encoding adenylosuccinate lyase, with protein sequence MKVTQTLESLSILTDNDTLFRELRDMISRNFTKILSNKNKVISFYEESEIPQRKCFLKFIKKLYEKQSDDKLDIRFANYKTIKLGFVQKNTLTPVISLNVNFVKNEVKFELKDALCRDFASYISESLVKSNVTFSKNDDFLNITISNDNDINTLNKLLYKRSYPKFSVNFIYDEKDYKAFKQGIKIKSSSKFVSRFSVLANLLEENFGILGCKKDDDFETIRQSYLSLVNIYHPDRHANKNPLIQEEYAKKFKNIQSAYESLKPYFKNQENFVMVG encoded by the coding sequence ATGAAAGTTACGCAAACATTAGAATCTCTAAGTATTTTAACTGATAATGACACTTTGTTTCGTGAGCTTAGAGATATGATAAGCAGAAATTTTACAAAAATTTTATCTAATAAAAATAAGGTTATTTCGTTTTATGAAGAGAGCGAAATCCCACAACGCAAGTGCTTTTTAAAATTTATAAAAAAACTTTATGAAAAGCAAAGTGATGATAAGCTTGATATTCGTTTTGCAAACTATAAAACCATAAAGCTTGGCTTTGTTCAAAAAAATACCCTAACTCCAGTCATTAGCCTAAACGTAAATTTTGTAAAAAATGAAGTCAAATTTGAACTAAAAGATGCACTTTGCAGAGACTTTGCTAGCTACATCAGCGAGAGTCTGGTAAAAAGTAATGTTACTTTTAGCAAAAATGATGATTTTTTAAACATCACCATCTCAAACGACAACGACATAAACACATTAAACAAACTGCTCTACAAAAGAAGCTATCCAAAATTTAGCGTAAATTTTATCTATGATGAAAAAGACTACAAAGCCTTTAAACAAGGTATAAAAATAAAAAGCTCATCTAAATTTGTAAGCAGATTTTCTGTGCTTGCAAATTTGCTTGAGGAAAATTTTGGGATTTTGGGTTGCAAAAAAGATGATGACTTTGAAACTATCAGACAAAGCTATCTTTCACTCGTAAATATCTATCACCCAGATAGGCACGCCAACAAAAATCCTCTCATACAAGAAGAATACGCAAAGAAATTTAAAAATATTCAATCTGCTTATGAGAGCCTAAAACCATACTTTAAAAATCAAGAAAATTTTGTGATGGTTGGCTAG